Proteins encoded within one genomic window of Hahella chejuensis KCTC 2396:
- a CDS encoding YbjQ family protein: MLITNIETIPGKNIVKHLGLVQGSTVRSKHVGRDIMAGLKNIFGGELRGYTELLEDARGEALERMKRQARGMGANAVINVRFATSSVAQGAAELFVYGTAVVME; the protein is encoded by the coding sequence ATGTTGATCACTAATATCGAAACCATTCCTGGTAAAAATATCGTCAAGCATCTTGGGCTGGTGCAGGGCAGCACGGTTCGTTCTAAGCATGTGGGGCGCGACATCATGGCGGGCTTGAAGAATATCTTCGGCGGTGAGTTGCGCGGTTATACCGAGTTGCTGGAAGACGCCCGGGGCGAAGCGCTGGAGCGCATGAAAAGACAGGCGCGCGGCATGGGCGCCAATGCGGTGATCAACGTGCGCTTCGCCACCTCCTCCGTTGCGCAGGGCGCTGCTGAATTATTCGTTTATGGCACGGCGGTGGTCATGGAGTAA
- a CDS encoding YbjQ family protein, which yields MEMFINIGAFLLLMALGYGFGRRAEKAHFKSLRIREAKHRAVILSMGRHIPEARANVEARLVTGSVVVSVDYFKRFFATLRLLIGGRLFSYESLLERARREAILRMKEQAVSLGSKEIYNVKLETSTISSGMQSALGTVEVLAYGTAVVDK from the coding sequence ATGGAAATGTTTATCAATATAGGCGCTTTTTTGCTGCTGATGGCGCTGGGCTATGGATTTGGACGTCGCGCAGAGAAAGCTCACTTTAAGTCGTTGCGCATTCGTGAAGCCAAACATCGAGCGGTGATTTTATCCATGGGGCGTCATATTCCAGAAGCGCGGGCCAATGTGGAAGCGCGTCTGGTAACCGGCAGCGTGGTGGTGTCCGTTGATTATTTCAAACGCTTTTTCGCCACGCTGCGTTTACTGATCGGCGGACGCCTGTTCAGCTATGAATCCTTACTGGAAAGAGCGCGTCGTGAGGCCATTCTGCGCATGAAAGAGCAGGCTGTTTCCCTTGGCTCCAAAGAGATATACAACGTAAAACTGGAAACCTCGACCATTTCCAGCGGCATGCAGAGCGCCCTGGGCACAGTCGAAGTTCTGGCGTACGGCACTGCTGTAGTAGATAAGTGA